The following proteins are encoded in a genomic region of Spirosoma sp. SC4-14:
- the hxpB gene encoding hexitol phosphatase HxpB, protein MIRAAIFDMDGLLVDSEPHWRAMEREVFATVGLHLTDDECKQTTGLPIPDVVNYWYARAPWTEQAAGGRTNAELGDEITEGVHERIANFAEPMPGAIAALEFFFRRGIPAAIASASPMSLIEVVVDRLRIRDYLKLWHSATLEARNKPAPDVYLGTAHKLGVQPADCVAFEDSGSGLLSAYSAGMRTIAVPAAFELGNPKFAIADVIVPSLTAFSQEVLDVIQNKVHSS, encoded by the coding sequence TTGATACGCGCAGCAATATTTGATATGGATGGTCTGCTGGTGGACTCTGAACCTCACTGGCGGGCTATGGAACGGGAAGTGTTTGCTACTGTTGGGCTACACTTGACTGATGACGAATGTAAGCAGACAACTGGTTTGCCAATTCCCGATGTTGTTAACTACTGGTATGCTCGGGCTCCCTGGACCGAGCAGGCCGCTGGTGGGCGAACCAATGCCGAACTGGGTGATGAGATCACTGAGGGAGTTCATGAGCGCATCGCTAACTTTGCCGAACCAATGCCCGGGGCCATTGCCGCACTCGAATTTTTTTTCCGGCGTGGTATTCCGGCAGCTATTGCTTCTGCTTCTCCCATGAGTTTAATTGAGGTGGTTGTCGATCGCCTTCGGATTCGGGACTACCTGAAGCTCTGGCATTCGGCTACCCTCGAAGCCCGGAACAAACCAGCCCCCGATGTATACCTGGGAACGGCTCATAAACTCGGCGTACAACCAGCCGACTGTGTGGCGTTTGAGGATTCGGGTAGCGGTTTGTTGTCGGCCTATTCGGCAGGGATGCGTACCATAGCGGTGCCTGCTGCCTTCGAACTGGGTAATCCAAAGTTCGCTATTGCCGATGTAATTGTCCCTTCACTGACTGCATTCTCGCAGGAAGTACTGGACGTTATTCAGAATAAAGTACACTCCTCCTAA
- a CDS encoding PhzF family phenazine biosynthesis protein, whose translation MRIYQLDTFTDRLFCGNPAAVVPLTEWLPDEQMQQIAAENNLAETAFYVQTDGDANYHIRWFTPTVEVDLCGHATLASGYVVFFLEQKPLTDHIYFNSRSGLLKVCRSEENWLTLDFPADVVQKANLQPPALLTSLNEKPLQVYKGKTDYLLVYENQAQIEALDPDFREMSTVPARGVIVTAPGNADSGIDFVSRFFAPQSGIDEDPVTGSAHTTLVPYWAEQLGKTDFAARQLSKRHGYLLCKLNGDRVDISGQVQLYMTGEIL comes from the coding sequence ATGCGTATTTACCAACTTGATACGTTTACTGATCGACTTTTTTGTGGCAACCCGGCTGCTGTTGTCCCACTAACTGAATGGCTCCCCGACGAGCAAATGCAGCAGATTGCCGCCGAAAATAACCTGGCCGAAACAGCCTTTTATGTGCAGACGGATGGCGATGCCAACTACCATATTCGTTGGTTTACGCCCACCGTTGAAGTAGATCTGTGCGGACATGCCACGCTGGCATCGGGCTATGTGGTGTTTTTTCTGGAACAGAAGCCTCTGACCGATCATATTTATTTTAACTCCCGCAGTGGTTTATTGAAAGTTTGCCGGAGCGAAGAAAACTGGCTAACGCTCGATTTTCCGGCCGATGTGGTGCAAAAGGCTAACCTACAGCCACCAGCACTATTGACCAGCCTGAACGAAAAGCCGTTGCAGGTCTATAAAGGAAAAACCGATTATCTGCTTGTTTATGAAAATCAGGCTCAGATCGAAGCGCTGGACCCAGATTTTCGGGAAATGAGCACCGTACCGGCACGTGGGGTTATCGTAACAGCACCTGGCAATGCCGATTCGGGAATCGACTTTGTGTCGCGCTTTTTTGCACCACAGTCAGGTATCGACGAAGATCCCGTAACGGGTTCGGCTCATACTACGCTGGTACCTTACTGGGCCGAACAACTGGGAAAAACAGATTTTGCTGCCCGACAACTGTCGAAACGGCATGGCTATCTGCTTTGCAAGCTCAATGGCGATCGGGTCGATATTTCGGGACAGGTACAGCTATACATGACCGGCGAAATTCTGTAA
- a CDS encoding GNAT family N-acetyltransferase has translation MELRYELWDRLPPEPLQSSLLDLLSSVFTSQLPASILADIHYHLTRTGLQFWLAIDNQQIVGCKLGYERKPGQFYSWLGCVQPALRGHGIAGELMRQQHEWCRQRSYHTIRTETYNQWRTMLILNLRFGFNIIGTVQGKHGLTIVLEKKL, from the coding sequence ATGGAACTTCGCTACGAATTGTGGGACAGATTGCCACCTGAGCCCCTTCAATCATCCCTTCTCGATCTTCTATCGTCGGTATTTACGAGCCAGTTGCCAGCCAGCATACTGGCCGATATCCACTACCATCTTACCCGAACCGGTTTGCAGTTTTGGCTGGCCATCGATAATCAACAAATTGTTGGTTGCAAGCTCGGTTATGAGCGAAAGCCCGGTCAGTTCTACAGTTGGCTGGGGTGTGTGCAACCAGCTCTGCGCGGCCATGGAATTGCGGGCGAGCTGATGCGCCAACAGCACGAATGGTGTCGGCAACGCAGCTATCATACCATCAGAACCGAAACCTATAACCAATGGCGCACCATGCTTATTCTGAATCTTCGCTTCGGTTTTAACATTATTGGCACTGTTCAGGGCAAACACGGGCTAACTATTGTACTGGAAAAAAAACTATAG
- a CDS encoding N-acetylmuramoyl-L-alanine amidase, which produces MKSHQQTHNLSTVYSHISKESYCVSGNILSQLIVSGLSLALFLLPRPGWGQAPTYTTGDTVVLGHTRTKLTPLYYGLGTDRLGGARMETLDSGVVLAITGQTWIGQDSTHKFWRVRLSPTLTAYTPTEHVITDTLQRYPSHSLTGNWTVYGDTIRSKTRSKFDYVAVRLPARLPYRSQQQINPSKLIIDVFGATVNTNWITQRATAQEIRNVWFEQISDETVRIYIDLKHNQSWGYSIYYLQNTLMIRLRRPPLKHHLRGMTIAVDAGHGGSNTGARGEQSLRLEKDLTLDVANRLKRLLGRAGAKVHMIRTTDTLISSSDRILAMRQLLPDLLVSIHFNSSANPAVRGVSTYYKYIGFRPLSQSILDAFRRKGVPEFGNVGHFNFFFNSPTDYPNALVEGPFLSNLADETLILDDRFRQQMAKTIRRGIRRFVAKSR; this is translated from the coding sequence ATGAAATCGCATCAACAAACACACAATCTGTCGACTGTTTACTCACACATTTCAAAAGAATCCTACTGTGTTTCAGGAAACATACTTAGCCAATTAATCGTATCAGGGCTTAGTCTGGCGCTATTCCTACTACCCAGGCCAGGTTGGGGGCAAGCGCCCACCTACACAACTGGCGATACGGTTGTATTGGGTCATACCCGTACAAAGCTTACTCCATTATATTATGGATTAGGGACCGATCGGCTTGGCGGTGCCCGCATGGAAACGCTGGATTCGGGCGTGGTCCTGGCGATTACCGGGCAGACCTGGATTGGTCAGGATTCGACGCATAAATTCTGGCGCGTACGGCTTTCGCCTACCCTCACAGCGTATACCCCCACCGAACACGTAATTACCGACACACTACAACGTTACCCAAGCCATTCGCTTACTGGAAACTGGACTGTTTATGGCGATACCATCCGGTCGAAGACGAGGTCTAAATTCGATTATGTTGCTGTTCGATTACCGGCCCGGCTTCCCTACCGAAGTCAGCAGCAGATCAATCCCTCAAAGCTGATCATAGATGTTTTCGGCGCAACCGTCAACACGAACTGGATTACCCAGCGGGCCACGGCGCAGGAAATTCGGAATGTGTGGTTCGAACAGATTTCAGACGAAACTGTCCGGATTTATATCGATCTGAAACACAATCAGTCATGGGGTTATTCGATATATTATCTACAGAATACCCTGATGATTCGCCTACGACGGCCACCGCTTAAACATCACCTTCGCGGCATGACCATTGCGGTCGATGCGGGACATGGGGGCAGCAATACGGGGGCTCGTGGCGAACAGTCGCTTCGGTTGGAAAAAGACCTGACACTTGATGTAGCCAACCGACTGAAGAGGCTACTCGGACGTGCAGGTGCCAAGGTGCATATGATTCGGACGACCGATACGCTCATCAGTTCGTCGGATCGTATACTGGCTATGCGCCAGTTGCTGCCCGATTTGCTGGTCAGCATTCATTTCAATTCGTCGGCCAATCCAGCGGTACGAGGTGTCAGCACATACTATAAATACATTGGCTTCCGGCCATTGAGTCAATCCATTTTGGATGCGTTTCGCCGGAAAGGGGTGCCCGAATTCGGGAATGTTGGCCATTTCAATTTCTTCTTCAACAGCCCTACCGATTACCCCAATGCACTGGTTGAAGGCCCCTTTCTGAGCAATTTGGCCGACGAAACCCTTATCCTGGACGATCGCTTTCGGCAGCAAATGGCCAAAACCATCCGACGGGGTATCAGACGGTTTGTGGCAAAAAGCCGGTAA